In one Bacteroidota bacterium genomic region, the following are encoded:
- a CDS encoding GNAT family N-acetyltransferase: MDINLIGNKIRLTNTVSTEIDSIIEFENSNKQFVNQYPKDKHIALLNDNDCLHLSIKRLDTEKLIGHMIIFGLFNQNKVIEFRRLTINEKGLGFGREAIRLLKKLCFDKLGFHRLWLDVYDDNDIAIKLYESEGFIKEGTLRENIKTEYGYRSQRIYSILENENKSFAQHTL; this comes from the coding sequence ATGGACATTAATTTAATCGGAAATAAAATCAGACTTACAAATACAGTATCAACGGAAATCGATAGTATTATTGAATTTGAAAATTCAAATAAACAATTTGTAAATCAATATCCAAAAGATAAGCATATAGCATTACTTAATGACAATGATTGCTTACATTTATCGATAAAGCGCTTGGATACTGAAAAATTAATAGGACACATGATAATTTTCGGACTATTTAATCAAAACAAAGTTATTGAATTTAGGCGACTTACAATAAATGAAAAGGGATTAGGATTCGGTAGAGAAGCGATAAGATTACTAAAGAAATTATGCTTTGACAAACTCGGATTTCATAGATTATGGCTTGATGTTTATGATGATAATGATATAGCTATAAAGTTATATGAATCAGAAGGATTTATAAAAGAAGGTACATTACGTGAAAATATTAAAACAGAGTATGGATACAGGTCTCAAAGAATATACTCGATATTAGAAAATGAAAATAAATCCTTCGCACAACATACGTTATAA
- the fusA gene encoding elongation factor G translates to MSLNRLRNIGIAAHIDAGKTTVTERILFFTGVSRKMGEVHDGQATMDFMKQEQERGITIASAAITANWKNSQINIIDTPGHVDFTIEVERSLRVIDGMVALFCAVGGVEPQSETVWNQADRYRVPRIAFVNKMDRTGAEFSEVVNQMNKYLDANAVPFQLPMGAEEHFIGVIDLVMMKAYTFTDAERVEIDIPAEYVEKARVARSFLVEKISDFNDEIMELFLEEKEVPADLLKAAGRDATLKLLITPVFTGAAYKNKGVQLLLDAVIDYLPSPIDVGATIGTDVDDPEKTQTRCPTAKDPFSALAFKLINDPYVGQQTFIRIFSGKLTNGMLLFNSTKGKTERAGRIFRIRAKDREEIHEAGPGDIVALVGMKLTKTGDTLCDPAHKLFLENIHVPPTVVELKVSPDKRRDQSKLGEALAKLANEDPSFNVRYDDETEETIVAGMGELHLEIIMDRIKHEFGVEVVVGEPAVSFRETITNEVESNYKHSKQSGGKGQFAHTIMRLEPNSGGGYEFTSKIKGGVIPNEFIPSVNKGVVKTMDKGILAGFPVVDVKVVLVDGSFHAVDSSDMAFQICSSICFKNGFMKANPILLEPVMKIEVNTPDDYIGNVVGDLNKRRGKIESMRRYRAGSQKLNGLVPLMEMFGYANTLRNISSGRANYSMEFYQYMPIPAATQEEVLKKLAEKKENK, encoded by the coding sequence ATGTCATTAAACAGATTAAGAAATATTGGAATTGCAGCTCATATTGATGCAGGCAAAACAACAGTAACTGAACGAATTCTATTTTTCACCGGTGTAAGCCGAAAAATGGGCGAAGTACATGATGGTCAGGCTACCATGGACTTTATGAAACAGGAACAGGAAAGAGGTATTACCATTGCATCTGCTGCTATTACTGCCAACTGGAAAAACTCACAAATTAATATTATCGATACTCCGGGTCACGTCGATTTTACCATTGAAGTTGAACGATCGCTTAGGGTAATAGATGGTATGGTTGCTTTGTTTTGCGCAGTTGGTGGTGTTGAACCACAAAGTGAAACAGTTTGGAATCAAGCCGACAGGTACCGTGTTCCAAGAATTGCTTTTGTTAACAAAATGGATCGTACCGGAGCTGAATTTAGCGAAGTAGTAAATCAAATGAACAAATACCTGGATGCGAATGCAGTTCCCTTCCAACTGCCAATGGGCGCAGAAGAGCATTTTATTGGGGTAATAGATCTAGTCATGATGAAAGCCTACACTTTTACTGATGCAGAGCGTGTTGAGATTGATATTCCTGCTGAATATGTTGAAAAAGCTAGAGTGGCCAGATCATTTCTTGTAGAAAAAATTTCGGATTTTAATGATGAAATTATGGAATTATTTCTTGAAGAGAAAGAAGTTCCAGCCGATTTACTTAAAGCTGCCGGACGTGATGCAACATTGAAACTTTTAATTACTCCTGTATTTACTGGTGCAGCATACAAAAACAAGGGTGTTCAATTATTGCTTGATGCTGTAATCGACTACTTACCTTCCCCTATTGATGTTGGTGCAACAATCGGAACCGATGTTGATGATCCTGAAAAAACACAAACCCGTTGTCCCACTGCTAAAGATCCATTTTCAGCATTGGCTTTTAAATTGATTAATGATCCTTATGTTGGTCAACAAACTTTTATCCGAATTTTTTCCGGTAAACTAACCAATGGGATGCTGTTGTTTAATTCAACAAAAGGCAAAACAGAACGTGCAGGTAGGATTTTCAGGATCAGAGCTAAAGACAGAGAAGAAATTCATGAAGCCGGACCCGGCGACATTGTTGCCCTGGTCGGAATGAAGCTGACCAAAACAGGTGATACACTATGTGACCCTGCTCATAAACTTTTCCTTGAAAACATACATGTTCCGCCAACCGTTGTTGAATTAAAGGTTAGTCCGGATAAACGCAGGGACCAAAGCAAATTAGGAGAGGCCCTGGCAAAGCTTGCTAATGAGGATCCTTCATTTAATGTACGTTACGATGACGAAACAGAAGAAACCATCGTAGCGGGAATGGGTGAACTCCACCTCGAAATAATCATGGATAGAATTAAACATGAATTTGGAGTTGAAGTAGTTGTTGGAGAACCAGCTGTTTCATTCAGGGAAACAATTACCAATGAGGTTGAAAGTAATTACAAACACAGTAAACAATCAGGGGGTAAAGGACAGTTCGCTCATACCATTATGCGACTTGAGCCAAACAGTGGTGGTGGTTATGAATTTACAAGTAAGATTAAAGGTGGTGTTATTCCCAACGAATTTATCCCATCTGTGAACAAAGGTGTTGTAAAAACCATGGATAAAGGTATTTTGGCCGGCTTCCCTGTTGTCGATGTTAAAGTTGTATTGGTTGATGGTAGTTTCCATGCTGTAGACTCCTCAGATATGGCTTTCCAGATTTGTTCTTCTATCTGTTTTAAAAACGGGTTTATGAAGGCAAATCCGATATTGCTTGAACCTGTGATGAAAATTGAGGTCAATACTCCTGATGATTACATCGGAAATGTTGTCGGAGATTTGAATAAAAGGCGAGGTAAAATTGAATCGATGAGAAGATATCGTGCAGGTTCACAAAAGCTAAATGGACTTGTTCCTTTGATGGAAATGTTTGGTTATGCAAATACTCTGCGAAATATTTCAAGCGGCAGGGCAAACTATTCAATGGAATTCTATCAATACATGCCAATTCCGGCGGCTACGCAAGAAGAAGTTCTTAAAAAATTAGCTGAAAA
- a CDS encoding efflux RND transporter periplasmic adaptor subunit yields the protein MENNIKNCSLFPTSFNKLKRIIHFQIPTLLIITIAMMGCGTAPEVVQESEITHHLIIVTKEQYKGEQMQMGEVQSHLFEEIVKTNGRIVASSDGMAEVNTFIPGIVKSLKLMVGDYVNKGQLLCSIESNEVIIIQQEFKELSASLKSLKADYDRMTILIRENIASQKEFVTIESAYHSALAKYSGLKSRLELLNLYSDKLEAGEITSTFNIHAPISGYISKQNCTLGQSIDPQNTLMEIVDINKLHLQLYIYEKDILKLNKGQTLRFYSPHLSDKIFTATLSQTGRSIDPETKTIECIAKIAKGDAEPFVNGMFMMVEVVSNQFEAMALPNDALLKSGDDFYILVKEKEDAENYYFKQIIVKTGITQNGFTQIELKEEAPQILIKGLYNLQLN from the coding sequence ATGGAAAACAATATTAAAAATTGCAGCTTGTTCCCAACTTCTTTCAACAAATTAAAAAGGATCATACATTTTCAAATCCCGACTTTGTTAATCATAACGATTGCAATGATGGGATGTGGCACTGCACCTGAAGTAGTGCAAGAATCGGAAATAACTCATCATTTGATAATTGTCACAAAAGAGCAATACAAGGGAGAACAAATGCAAATGGGCGAAGTTCAATCCCATTTATTTGAAGAAATTGTAAAAACAAATGGGCGCATAGTAGCATCTTCTGATGGGATGGCCGAAGTAAATACCTTTATCCCGGGAATTGTGAAATCGCTAAAACTGATGGTGGGCGATTATGTAAATAAAGGGCAGCTTTTATGCAGCATCGAAAGCAATGAAGTAATTATAATTCAGCAGGAATTTAAGGAACTTAGCGCCAGTTTAAAAAGCCTAAAAGCAGATTATGATCGAATGACCATTTTAATCAGGGAAAACATTGCCTCGCAAAAAGAGTTTGTCACCATCGAAAGTGCATACCACAGTGCATTGGCCAAATATAGCGGACTAAAATCACGATTAGAATTATTAAATTTGTATTCCGATAAACTTGAAGCAGGCGAGATCACTTCTACCTTCAATATTCATGCACCCATCAGTGGTTATATTTCAAAGCAAAACTGCACTCTGGGTCAGTCGATCGACCCGCAAAATACCCTGATGGAAATTGTGGACATCAACAAACTTCATTTGCAATTATATATTTACGAAAAAGATATTTTAAAGCTGAACAAAGGCCAAACCCTTCGGTTTTACAGCCCTCATTTAAGTGATAAAATTTTTACGGCCACCTTGAGCCAAACAGGCAGGTCCATCGATCCTGAAACTAAAACCATTGAATGCATTGCAAAAATAGCCAAAGGCGATGCCGAACCTTTTGTAAATGGAATGTTCATGATGGTAGAAGTGGTCAGCAATCAGTTTGAAGCTATGGCCTTACCCAACGATGCACTCCTAAAATCGGGAGACGATTTTTATATTTTAGTTAAAGAAAAGGAAGATGCCGAAAACTACTATTTCAAACAGATCATCGTTAAAACAGGGATCACCCAAAACGGATTTACACAAATTGAATTAAAAGAAGAAGCCCCTCAAATTTTAATTAAAGGACTTTATAATTTGCAGCTTAATTAG